The Gossypium raimondii isolate GPD5lz chromosome 2, ASM2569854v1, whole genome shotgun sequence genome segment CATAATaataaacagaaaataaaattataacattttaaaaacagACTTTGAATTGATGAATCCAACCTTGACATTCGATTTGGCTTTTTGGTTTGGATgttataaaccaaaatattgtttaatgatcacaaatttattccaaaaagaTCTAAAATTACTTTTCCGAATCCAATCACACGATGAACCCCTTTTTTCCCCGCTAAGAGATGCAAACTAAATGCACTTGATCAGCTTTTAATTTGCATTATTTATATACAACCgatatatcaattaaataaaataaaattatttctcaaaaaataaTCAGATATCTTACCATTACCGTGTTTTAAATTACATGCAAAAATATCTATGCAAATATTTGCTGTATTACTGTCTCAGCATTTCCGTTGTATTGTGCAAGAAGATGGATTGCATCAGCCCTTGGCAATGCCAGAAATTCCTGCATATACCCAAAACTCCCATAATATCAGCATATTACTTATTGTTTACCATCTTACTGTGAACGACTTTAATATTTGTTACATTTCATGCTTTAtttacctaaaacatgcatgtTAAATGTCGAGCGAATTAGATGCATAGGGATATTGTTAACTTACCATTACTTTAAGTATTGCATTCTCGTCACAAATAGCATCTTGTGATGATGCTTGATTTGGACTGCTGCTGTCATCTGATACACCGGTAGTTGAAGAGATAGTAGCTTGTGAAGATCCGAGGCTGCAACTATCAatatttgactttgatgtgGCCAAGGAAGTTAACACGGGAGTATTATTTTCCTTCAAAGAATCGATTCTCAGAAGGCTTTCAAACCGATCTTTACACATCTGAAGTTTGAACCATTCAGAGTGTGTGTGAAGCGTTGCTCTCATTATCCTCATCAGCTGAGGCTCCTCAATACCGAGCCTCTTCCCGAAAGCAACCTAAACCAAGATAGAAAACCGAATACTTACGTTGCAAGAGTACAGAACatgaaaatatttgtatatgGATTGGGAgagtttcaaattttaatgtACCTGAAGTGAAGTTGCAAGAGCATGTAAAGGCAAGCCTGTCACAAGTGCTTCTTCATTTGGACGAAGCAGTGATAATAAAGTCTCCTTCAAAGGCTTCAGTAAATTGGGGTCACGAGCGGCTAAGGGGCCTAAATGGGAGCATGCTACCCTTAGAGCACCAGAATGATCACCCAATCCAACCAGTTTCAGAAATTCAACCTAAAACAAACAGAACGGTCAAGCTAACATTCTCTGCGTTTTATGGACAATTTAGACAGAAATTTTACCcagaatttttaattaacaaagCCATTGCCAGAATGAACTCAACTAACCTGTTTGAGTTGGAACAGCAAAACAGGATTTTGTACAAAGAAGTCAGGATCCAATGTACTAATTTCCTCCACAACCTCAGCAGCCATTCCTCTGCTAGCTAGTTCCTTCATCTGCAGaacaatttcatatttatctTCTGCACTGGTACATTCCACTCCCTGCATAATAAATATTATGCTATTATCTAtcaatcatcataaaaatataaacaagaAGTCCAAAATATAACTGTTGTACCTTTGATATAGTAGTGCTAACCTCTTGTTTTCCGTCTCGATTAAAATGAACACCAGAAATAAAATCAAGATCATCATGTCTTCCCCTCCATCGCTTACGCTTACTTCTTTCACCAGCCCCCTTGCTTCTGTTTCTCAAGAGACTTGAACTTTCAGACTGATGTGACCCGCTGGGACTACAATCTTCGAGGTTGTTGGTGGGCTCAGAAGCAAAGCGTAATTCAACATCAATTCCTTGCATGCTACTCAGATCAGTGGTAGCAGAAGTTTCACTATTTGAATGCTTAGCAGTGCTATGATCCACATCAATGGAAGAGTCTAGTGATGAACAACACCCAGACTCTGGTGGATTAACTTTCAAAGATTCAGATGAGGTTTGCATTCCTAGGAAAGAACAAGTTGATCAACATTCgtataaagaaagaaatagtaAAAGGAATTTGATGTTAAGAGTTTCACTGGGTGAAAGAACATACCAGGTTCCACAATTCCCCTGTAAACACAATACTCACGAACAAGTTCATCAAGCATGGCATCATTCAATCTCATTCGACATATTTCATTCTGCAAGAAAAGTCATGATGAATCAACCAACAACCCAAAAAC includes the following:
- the LOC105787604 gene encoding uncharacterized protein LOC105787604 isoform X2, whose translation is MDSWPVNWEALDALIIDFAKSENLIEDSSPPSSPSLTSSYHSRLIIRQIRRSLEVGNIDAAIDILRVHAPFVLEDHRLLFRLQKLKFIELLRKGTRDDRIFAIDYLRKSLAPCALNAYPEAYEEFKHVLLAFIYDKDDQTSPVANEWAEKRRYEIAGLVSSVLRAHFHAYSPIFSMALRYLMSIHKVFCFRQGIVSPISYLTERLLLEERDFPALPPESLYEAQVFDEVDIQALAHAVELTRQGAIDSLRFAKGDLFQAFQNEICRMRLNDAMLDELVREYCVYRGIVEPGMQTSSESLKVNPPESGCCSSLDSSIDVDHSTAKHSNSETSATTDLSSMQGIDVELRFASEPTNNLEDCSPSGSHQSESSSLLRNRSKGAGERSKRKRWRGRHDDLDFISGVHFNRDGKQEGVECTSAEDKYEIVLQMKELASRGMAAEVVEEISTLDPDFFVQNPVLLFQLKQVEFLKLVGLGDHSGALRVACSHLGPLAARDPNLLKPLKETLLSLLRPNEEALVTGLPLHALATSLQVAFGKRLGIEEPQLMRIMRATLHTHSEWFKLQMCKDRFESLLRIDSLKENNTPVLTSLATSKSNIDSCSLGSSQATISSTTGVSDDSSSPNQASSQDAICDENAILKVMEFLALPRADAIHLLAQYNGNAETVIQQIFA
- the LOC105787604 gene encoding uncharacterized protein LOC105787604 isoform X1; the encoded protein is MDSWPVNWEALDALIIDFAKSENLIEDSSPPSSPSLTSSYHSRLIIRQIRRSLEVGNIDAAIDILRVHAPFVLEDHRLLFRLQKLKFIELLRKGTRDDRIFAIDYLRKSLAPCALNAYPEAYEEFKHVLLAFIYDKDDQTSPVANEWAEKRRYEIAGLVSSVLRAHFHAYSPIFSMALRYLMSIHKVFCFRQGIVSPISYLTERLLLEERDFPALPPESLYEAQVFDEVDIQALAHAVELTRQGAIDSLRFAKGDLFQAFQNEICRMRLNDAMLDELVREYCVYRGIVEPGMQTSSESLKVNPPESGCCSSLDSSIDVDHSTAKHSNSETSATTDLSSMQGIDVELRFASEPTNNLEDCSPSGSHQSESSSLLRNRSKGAGERSKRKRWRGRHDDLDFISGVHFNRDGKQEVSTTISKGVECTSAEDKYEIVLQMKELASRGMAAEVVEEISTLDPDFFVQNPVLLFQLKQVEFLKLVGLGDHSGALRVACSHLGPLAARDPNLLKPLKETLLSLLRPNEEALVTGLPLHALATSLQVAFGKRLGIEEPQLMRIMRATLHTHSEWFKLQMCKDRFESLLRIDSLKENNTPVLTSLATSKSNIDSCSLGSSQATISSTTGVSDDSSSPNQASSQDAICDENAILKVMEFLALPRADAIHLLAQYNGNAETVIQQIFA